The following are encoded in a window of Castanea sativa cultivar Marrone di Chiusa Pesio chromosome 5, ASM4071231v1 genomic DNA:
- the LOC142635821 gene encoding putative F-box protein At1g49610, translating into MAKEAQLPEKTASHDHGTKRLKHASILEEDRISTLPDSILLTILSLFPTKDAIKTGVLSKRWVYLWTSVPSLSFTDTSFENAAAFATAVDDALLLHWAPKLTNFSLEFKDWAYRPELKPRVDLWLRFATTAEVDRLSLCLSSCITPEEYTFPQHLYANEFVSKLNFGNCIIKPNGLIGWSSLKHLYFGYASLPDDVINKVLLGSPRLESLELHKCFHFNRLDIVSESLKKFVMFHSYYGDEGSDENELLELEIVAPKMEFLEIVGELYNVKKCRINDLSALVEVKVDFEIPIEDDIEEDNQTKYCESENVVRELFESLQQVKKLFVGEWCLLELSIMSMKHLPSPLLKCKYLTMKTSMPRCVLPGIDSLLQRSPYVETLVIDVVLHYDLSSHSLESLLSRYDEVNQWKSKEIYFKPLLRCLKIVKIFGFRNIFHRIFILVVQFLLRNAEVLEKMDITEPQVWQTQICNLLHECLQVAQKLLSFPRSSPHAVVMFPMLVKPF; encoded by the exons ATGGCGAAAGAAGCTCAACTTCCAGAGAAGACAGCTTCCCATGATCATGGAACCAAACGCCTCAAACATGCATCAATCTTAGAAGAAGATCGAATCAGCACCTTACCTGACTCCATCCTCCTTACTATACTATCCTTGTTTCCCACTAAAGACGCTATCAAAACAGGCGTTCTATCCAAAAGATGGGTCTATCTTTGGACCTCTGTTCCCTCACTCAGTTTCACAGATACTTCCTTTGAAAATGCAGCCGCTTTTGCCACTGCCGTAGATGATGCCCTACTCCTACACTGGGCTCCCAAACTCACAAATTTCTCCCTAGAATTCAAGGACTGGGCCTACAGGCCAGAACTAAAGCCTCGGGTCGATCTTTGGCTTCGCTTCGCCACAACTGCCGAGGTAGACCGACTTAGTCTATGTTTATCATCTTGTATCACACCTGAAGAATACACATTTCCGCAGCATCTCTACGCCAATGAGTTCgtttctaaattgaattttgggAACTGCATAATTAAGCCTAATGGGTTAATAGGTTGGAGTTCACTCAAGCACTTGTATTTTGGTTACGCGTCCTTGCCCGACGATGTGATAAATAAAGTGTTATTGGGTAGTCCTAGACTTGAATCCTTGGAATTGCATAAGTGTTTTCATTTTAATCGGCTGGATATTGTGTCCGagagtttgaaaaaatttgtgatgTTTCATTCTTATTATGGAGATGAGGGATCGGATGAGAACGAGCTGTTGGAATTGGAAATTGTTGCTCCAAAGATGGAATTTTTGGAAATTGTAGGGGaattatataatgtgaaaaagtgtCGGATAAATGACCTGTCGGCATTGGTTGAGGTTAAGGTCGATTTCGAAATTCCAATTGAAGATGATATTGAAGAGGACAATCAAACTAAGTACTGTGAAagtgaaaatgttgtgagagAACTTTTTGAGAGTCTGCAGCAAGTCAAGAAACTTTTTGTTGGCGAATGGTGTCTCCTG GAGCTCTCTATAATGTCAATGAAACATTTGCCTTCTCCATTGTTAAAGTGCAAATATCTAACTATGAAAACAAGCATGCCAAGATGTGTCCTTCCTGGCATTGACAGCTTGCTTCAAAGATCGCCTTATGTGGAGACCTTGGTTATAGACGTTGTATTACACTACGATTTATCCTCCCACAGCTTAGAG TCTCTATTAAGTAGATATGATGAAGTGAACCAATGGAAATCAAAGGAGATCTATTTCAAGCCTTTGCTACGATGCCTCAAGATTGTCAAGATCTTTGGTTTTAGAAACATTTTCCACAGAA TATTCATTTTAGTGGTACAATTTCTACTTAGGAATGCAGAAGTATTGGAGAAAATGGATATCACTGAACCACAAGTTTGGCAAACTCAAATTTGTAATTTGCTACATGAATGTCTACAAGTGGCTCAAAAGTTGTTAAGCTTCCCTAGATCCTCTCCTCATGCTGTGGTTATGTTTCCCATGTTAGTAAAACCATTTTAA